Proteins from a single region of Mailhella massiliensis:
- a CDS encoding tyrosine-type recombinase/integrase, whose product MVLSEFIHTRYVPYIREHKRSWQTDVRYVHRHILPYLGDCRLEDIDEEKLCRWKEELLAAGLSHNTCYRLFWLLKYILNCAVRWHVLASDEAFRHAVCRRSAPRCPEVLSASEKQRLIGLLTLYRNNIAARAIHLLLLTGASKSEILYARRADVDLPGRSLAVRRGSEVVRRLPLSEAAVRLIAELPVRADVPWLFFRPATGERVVTVFAFWDKLRRELGRPTLRLNDLRHIFVHSLLQNGATYKDVRSRLGHYSSEAFLLQSQMQGGQADPSQGAFQ is encoded by the coding sequence ATGGTGCTGAGCGAATTCATTCATACCAGGTATGTTCCCTACATCAGGGAACACAAGCGCAGCTGGCAGACGGATGTGAGGTATGTGCACCGGCATATTCTGCCCTATCTGGGGGACTGCCGGCTTGAGGATATTGATGAGGAGAAGCTCTGCCGGTGGAAGGAAGAGCTCCTTGCCGCCGGGCTGTCGCACAATACCTGCTACCGGCTGTTCTGGCTGTTGAAGTATATTCTGAACTGTGCGGTACGCTGGCATGTGCTGGCAAGCGACGAAGCCTTCCGCCATGCCGTGTGCCGCCGCAGCGCTCCGCGCTGCCCGGAGGTGCTTTCCGCTTCGGAAAAGCAGCGCCTCATCGGGCTTCTTACTCTGTATCGGAACAATATTGCGGCACGGGCCATCCACCTTCTGCTTCTGACCGGAGCTTCCAAGTCGGAAATTCTCTATGCCCGCAGGGCGGATGTAGATCTTCCCGGCCGCAGCCTTGCCGTACGCCGCGGCTCCGAAGTCGTGCGCCGTCTGCCGCTCAGCGAGGCGGCGGTCAGGCTCATTGCCGAGCTGCCCGTGCGTGCCGACGTGCCATGGCTGTTCTTCCGCCCCGCCACGGGGGAGAGGGTGGTCACGGTGTTCGCCTTCTGGGACAAGCTTCGCCGCGAGCTGGGGCGTCCCACCCTGCGCCTGAACGACCTTCGTCATATCTTCGTGCATTCGCTGCTTCAGAACGGGGCAACGTACAAGGATGTACGCAGCCGCCTGGGGCACTATTCCTCCGAGGCTTTTCTTCTTCAGTCGCAGATGCAGGGCGGTCAGGCCGATCCTTCGCAGGGGGCCTTCCAATGA
- a CDS encoding DVU3141 family protein, whose product MIVRLVPGSLRSGGRAFACLAASFLVCALASGCVQKQPSVPSAPAEAAAPSGDAFALALSRMQVGEEALMPTPFGMDSLVMLESSYTSGLGQTCRRAAVRAGGITHRIAACRDASGWTTAEPIFENVQR is encoded by the coding sequence ATGATTGTTCGTCTTGTTCCGGGCAGCCTCCGCTCAGGCGGCAGGGCCTTTGCGTGCCTTGCGGCGTCGTTTCTTGTCTGTGCCCTTGCTTCGGGCTGCGTGCAGAAGCAGCCTTCCGTGCCTTCTGCACCTGCGGAAGCGGCGGCGCCTTCCGGGGATGCCTTTGCGCTGGCGCTTTCCCGCATGCAGGTGGGGGAAGAGGCGCTCATGCCCACGCCTTTCGGCATGGACAGCCTGGTGATGCTGGAATCTTCCTACACGTCCGGCCTCGGGCAGACGTGCAGAAGGGCGGCGGTTCGCGCCGGGGGCATCACCCACCGCATTGCCGCATGCAGGGATGCTTCGGGCTGGACGACGGCCGAGCCGATTTTTGAAAACGTGCAGAGATAA
- a CDS encoding glycosyltransferase family 2 protein, translated as MEHPAVSVIIPVWNSGKYFRECLDSVLSQSLRNIEVLIVDDASTDGSGAVAEEYASRDARITVMHQPSSTGAGPARNRAMAVARGEYIAFMDSDDLYPSNDVLETLYHKAVEQNVDVCGGSMFYVSKNGEINKKQFYEYIFDDDRIYSFCEYQHEGGFYRFLYRRKCLICGNLLFPSLRRFQDSLFFIQVMVKIRCFYGMKKCSYLYRKGHKKNIWDRRKSLDYLIGIKNGLDISKKERFFDLYYILVKNLYSRMKIINVNIHDILSVVKEIDFFIIVERNRYNKIKITKLKIYRMVIYLYIIKFLRGISMKK; from the coding sequence ATGGAACATCCAGCGGTCAGCGTGATTATTCCCGTGTGGAACAGCGGGAAATACTTCCGGGAATGCCTGGACAGCGTTCTTTCCCAGAGCCTGCGGAATATCGAAGTGCTCATTGTGGATGACGCCTCCACCGACGGCAGCGGCGCTGTAGCCGAAGAATACGCCTCGCGCGATGCCAGAATCACGGTGATGCATCAACCCTCCTCCACAGGTGCAGGCCCTGCCAGAAACCGGGCCATGGCTGTAGCCCGTGGGGAATACATCGCCTTTATGGACAGCGATGATCTGTATCCTTCGAATGATGTACTGGAAACGCTGTACCACAAGGCTGTGGAGCAGAATGTTGATGTGTGTGGTGGGTCAATGTTTTATGTTAGTAAAAATGGAGAAATAAATAAAAAACAATTTTATGAATACATTTTTGATGATGATAGAATTTATAGTTTTTGTGAATATCAGCATGAAGGTGGTTTTTATCGTTTTTTATATAGAAGAAAATGTTTAATTTGTGGAAATTTATTATTTCCTTCATTGCGTAGATTTCAGGATTCTTTGTTTTTTATACAGGTAATGGTAAAAATAAGATGCTTTTATGGAATGAAAAAATGTAGTTATTTATATAGAAAAGGGCATAAAAAAAATATATGGGATAGAAGAAAATCATTAGATTATCTTATAGGAATTAAAAATGGTTTAGATATATCTAAAAAAGAGAGATTTTTTGATTTATATTATATATTAGTAAAAAATTTATATAGTAGAATGAAAATAATAAATGTAAATATACATGATATATTAAGTGTAGTAAAAGAAATAGATTTTTTTATAATTGTAGAAAGAAATAGATATAATAAAATAAAAATTACAAAATTAAAAATATATAGAATGGTTATTTATTTATATATTATAAAATTTTTGAGAGGTATTAGTATGAAAAAATAG
- a CDS encoding fumarate hydratase: MREISVDLIRDTVARLAVEACCRLPESTLSAMRRARECELSPTGRDVLGQLIQNASIASEENVPICQDTGLAVVFAEIGQEVHITGGLFEDAVNQGIAKGYTEGYLRKSSVEEPLFERRNTGDNTPAVIHTRLVAGDRITLRLAPKGAGSENKGALHMLVPADGLEGVKKAVLDTVRHAGASPCPPMVIGVGIGGNMELACLCAKKACARDVDSRNPDPRYARLEEELLELVNRLGTGPAGLGGSVTAFKVNVEYCATHIACLPVAVNINCNAARHATAVL; the protein is encoded by the coding sequence ATGCGAGAAATTTCCGTCGACCTCATACGCGACACCGTGGCCCGCCTTGCCGTCGAGGCCTGCTGCCGCCTCCCCGAATCCACGCTGTCCGCCATGCGCCGCGCCAGAGAATGCGAGCTTTCCCCCACGGGCCGCGACGTTCTCGGTCAGCTTATTCAGAACGCCTCCATAGCCTCGGAGGAAAATGTCCCCATCTGTCAGGATACCGGGCTTGCCGTGGTCTTTGCCGAAATAGGCCAGGAAGTACACATCACGGGCGGCCTTTTTGAAGACGCCGTAAACCAGGGCATCGCCAAAGGCTATACGGAAGGATATCTGCGGAAATCCTCGGTGGAGGAACCCCTGTTCGAGCGCAGAAACACCGGCGACAACACGCCCGCCGTCATTCATACGCGCCTTGTGGCGGGCGACCGCATCACCCTCCGCCTGGCCCCCAAGGGCGCAGGCAGCGAAAACAAGGGCGCGCTGCACATGCTCGTGCCTGCAGACGGCCTGGAAGGCGTGAAAAAAGCCGTGCTCGACACCGTGCGCCACGCCGGAGCCAGCCCCTGCCCGCCCATGGTCATAGGCGTGGGCATAGGCGGGAACATGGAACTGGCCTGCCTGTGCGCCAAAAAGGCCTGTGCCCGCGATGTGGACAGCCGCAATCCCGATCCGCGATACGCCAGGCTGGAAGAGGAACTTCTGGAACTGGTGAACCGTCTCGGCACCGGTCCCGCAGGACTCGGGGGAAGCGTGACGGCCTTCAAGGTGAACGTGGAATACTGCGCCACGCACATCGCCTGCCTGCCCGTGGCCGTCAACATCAACTGCAATGCCGCGCGTCACGCCACCGCCGTGCTGTAA
- a CDS encoding polysaccharide biosynthesis/export family protein, whose amino-acid sequence MKAIYHAGILFSLCTLCAQPVFAAENPLQNYSGAAQYGGSSMASGTPMQGGLPASARNGMNVVSQSTPGGYPVFDSSAPYREKQSTPTVMDAPPAWAQGGLAPSASALLAPFGANLFRGNFAGTYSDGMNGDYVILPGDRIMVRVWGAKTYDDVLPVDQQGNIFLPEVGPVRVAGLKQSALQGAVRSRLASVFTDNVNIYVNLQSSQPVAVYVTGFVNQPGRYAGSPVDSVMSYLDRAGGITPNRGTFRNVKVKRGNKVVASLDLYDFALNGNMPDIRLKEGDVILVGERGVSVAAYGMLRQEARYEFKGQATGSQLIAYGSPLSSATHVSVTGIRGGRPFNEYMTMQEFSSMRLADGDSVEFVADTRGRTIMASVSGAIRGASRFPVKNSTTLRSLLAYVEVDPALADVSAVYVRRQSVARQQKTILEDSLHRLERSALTATSATAEEAEIRVREAELVQDFIRRAASLTPDGVVVVSRGGQVRDLLLEDGDEVVIPQKSDVVQVSGEVLLPKAVTFDAAMKAEDYVKSAGGLTDRADEDNILVARMNGEVGPIAELGVHAGDRILVMPRVDTKNLELAKGITQILYQIAVATKVAVGL is encoded by the coding sequence ATGAAAGCGATATACCACGCCGGCATACTATTTTCGCTCTGCACGCTCTGTGCTCAGCCTGTTTTTGCAGCGGAGAATCCGCTCCAGAACTACAGCGGGGCGGCGCAGTACGGCGGCTCTTCCATGGCATCGGGCACGCCCATGCAGGGCGGGCTGCCTGCCTCGGCCAGAAACGGCATGAATGTGGTTTCCCAGTCCACGCCCGGGGGCTATCCGGTGTTCGATTCTTCGGCGCCGTACCGGGAAAAGCAGTCCACCCCCACGGTGATGGACGCGCCGCCCGCCTGGGCGCAGGGAGGGCTTGCGCCTTCGGCTTCCGCACTGCTTGCCCCCTTCGGGGCCAATCTGTTCCGGGGAAATTTTGCGGGAACCTACAGCGACGGCATGAACGGCGACTATGTCATCCTGCCCGGCGACCGCATCATGGTGCGCGTATGGGGCGCGAAAACCTATGACGACGTGCTGCCCGTGGACCAGCAGGGCAATATCTTTCTGCCGGAAGTGGGGCCTGTGCGAGTGGCAGGGCTCAAGCAGTCCGCTTTGCAGGGGGCGGTGCGTTCGCGCCTTGCCTCGGTTTTCACCGACAACGTGAACATCTACGTCAACCTCCAGAGTTCCCAGCCCGTGGCCGTGTATGTGACGGGCTTTGTGAACCAGCCGGGCCGCTATGCGGGCAGCCCCGTGGATTCCGTGATGTCGTACCTCGACAGGGCGGGAGGCATTACGCCGAACCGGGGCACCTTCCGCAACGTGAAGGTGAAGCGCGGCAACAAGGTGGTGGCGAGCCTTGATCTTTATGATTTCGCCCTCAACGGCAACATGCCCGACATCCGGTTGAAGGAAGGCGACGTCATCCTTGTGGGAGAACGCGGGGTGAGTGTGGCGGCCTACGGCATGCTGCGGCAGGAAGCCCGGTATGAGTTCAAGGGGCAGGCCACGGGTTCGCAGCTCATCGCCTACGGCAGCCCGCTTTCCAGCGCCACGCATGTGAGCGTTACGGGCATCCGGGGCGGCAGGCCCTTCAATGAATACATGACCATGCAGGAATTTTCCTCCATGCGCCTTGCGGACGGCGACAGCGTGGAATTCGTGGCCGATACGCGTGGCCGCACCATCATGGCCTCGGTGAGCGGAGCCATACGCGGGGCATCGCGCTTTCCGGTGAAGAACAGCACCACGCTGCGCTCTCTGCTTGCCTATGTGGAGGTGGACCCTGCCCTAGCCGATGTTTCCGCCGTGTATGTGCGCCGCCAGAGCGTGGCGCGTCAGCAGAAGACCATACTGGAAGATTCCCTGCACCGCCTGGAGCGTTCCGCGCTCACGGCCACGTCCGCCACGGCGGAGGAAGCCGAGATCCGCGTGCGCGAGGCGGAACTGGTGCAGGACTTCATCCGCCGTGCGGCAAGCCTCACGCCCGACGGCGTGGTGGTGGTGAGCCGGGGCGGGCAGGTGCGCGACCTTCTGCTGGAAGACGGCGACGAGGTGGTCATTCCGCAGAAGAGCGACGTGGTGCAGGTATCCGGCGAGGTGCTTCTGCCCAAGGCCGTGACCTTCGATGCCGCCATGAAGGCGGAAGACTATGTGAAGAGCGCAGGTGGCCTTACCGACCGTGCGGATGAGGACAACATTCTTGTTGCTCGCATGAACGGGGAGGTGGGCCCCATTGCGGAACTGGGCGTGCATGCCGGGGACCGCATTCTGGTCATGCCCCGCGTGGATACCAAGAATCTGGAACTGGCCAAGGGCATCACGCAGATACTCTACCAGATTGCCGTGGCCACCAAGGTGGCTGTGGGGCTGTAG
- the hydG gene encoding [FeFe] hydrogenase H-cluster radical SAM maturase HydG, with amino-acid sequence MYNVRSLDSNEFIDHAEIMESLEEGRKAALNRAEVERILEKAAGYGGLTHREAAVLLHVEDEEIRQRMYALARRIKEHIYGRRIVMFAPLYLSDYCVNNCRYCGFHASNKTVRRKLSQEELREEVLALEKLGHKRLLLEAGEDDRNCPIDYILECMHTIYSTKLRNGAIRRVNVDIAATTAENYRKLKDAGLGTYILFQETYHKPTYEFMHMGGPKASYEWHTEAMDRGMLQGGLDDVGIGALFGLYDWHYEVMGLLMHAEHLEAVAGVGPHTISFPRLLPAEGVDYSAYKLVNDRDFKHLIAVTRLAVPYTGMILTTRESAEFRRELLDIGMSQMSAGSCVGVGGYAHPGREIPGEAPQFHLADERKPEDVLKGLVRDGYLPSFCTACYRSGRTGDRFMPLAKSGEISNCCQPNAMLTFKEYLLDYADEELKELGERMIAAELESITRDRRRTQTMEYLKRLEAGERDLRF; translated from the coding sequence ATGTATAATGTCCGCTCGCTCGATTCCAACGAGTTCATCGACCATGCCGAGATCATGGAATCTCTGGAAGAGGGGAGAAAAGCGGCCCTGAACAGGGCCGAAGTGGAACGCATTCTGGAAAAGGCCGCAGGATACGGAGGCCTTACCCACAGGGAAGCCGCCGTGCTGCTCCATGTGGAGGATGAAGAGATCCGGCAGCGCATGTATGCGCTGGCCCGCAGAATCAAGGAACACATTTACGGTCGCCGCATCGTCATGTTCGCGCCCCTGTATCTTTCCGACTACTGCGTGAACAACTGCCGCTACTGCGGTTTCCATGCCAGCAACAAAACGGTGCGGCGCAAGCTTTCCCAGGAGGAGCTGCGCGAAGAGGTGCTGGCGCTGGAAAAGCTCGGGCACAAGCGTCTTCTGCTGGAAGCGGGCGAAGACGACAGAAACTGCCCCATCGACTATATTCTGGAGTGTATGCACACCATTTATTCCACGAAGCTGCGCAACGGAGCCATCCGCCGTGTGAACGTGGACATTGCCGCCACCACTGCCGAAAATTACCGTAAGCTCAAGGATGCCGGGCTTGGCACCTACATTCTCTTTCAGGAGACCTACCACAAGCCTACCTATGAGTTCATGCACATGGGCGGCCCCAAGGCCAGCTATGAATGGCATACGGAAGCCATGGATCGCGGTATGCTTCAGGGCGGGCTGGACGATGTGGGCATCGGCGCGCTTTTCGGCCTGTATGACTGGCACTATGAGGTGATGGGGCTGCTCATGCATGCCGAGCACCTGGAGGCCGTGGCCGGAGTGGGGCCGCACACCATTTCCTTCCCCCGGCTGCTGCCCGCCGAAGGTGTGGACTATTCCGCCTATAAACTGGTGAACGACCGCGACTTCAAGCACCTCATTGCCGTGACGCGCCTCGCCGTGCCCTATACCGGCATGATACTTACCACCAGAGAATCCGCAGAGTTCCGCCGCGAACTTCTGGATATCGGCATGTCGCAGATGAGCGCGGGTTCCTGTGTGGGCGTGGGCGGCTATGCCCACCCCGGTCGTGAGATTCCTGGCGAAGCTCCGCAGTTTCATCTTGCCGACGAGCGCAAGCCGGAAGATGTGCTCAAGGGGCTTGTGCGCGACGGTTATCTGCCGAGTTTCTGCACGGCCTGCTACCGTTCCGGCCGTACGGGCGACCGCTTCATGCCCCTTGCCAAGAGCGGCGAAATCAGCAACTGCTGCCAGCCCAATGCCATGCTTACCTTCAAGGAATATCTGCTCGACTATGCCGACGAAGAATTGAAGGAACTCGGCGAACGCATGATTGCGGCGGAACTTGAATCCATCACCCGTGACAGGCGCAGAACCCAGACCATGGAATACCTGAAGCGGCTTGAGGCCGGAGAAAGAGACCTGCGTTTTTAG
- a CDS encoding capsule biosynthesis protein yields the protein MEKNNVALTRQYAKTLWRRLRRWMKKRAFITALVLPTVLAFFYFLMLASPMYVSSASFAIRSSDTSASGGTDLASMFLRTSGSTGNDAYIINDYIQSLDLAQDIDGELGLVSHYSDREYDVISRLWQHPTQDELTRYWRWAVLPQLNVDTGIISLEVKAYTPEMAQKLTQAILKRSEALVNAMNERARHDAVELAREEVSRAEERVRHAQSAMREFRDTHNLIDPKSTAAGLQELVTRLEAEATTLRTQISEAKSYMNAEAPLLKSLNRRLAAVEKQLGEEKLRVAGQSTVQGNLNSLVAEYEDLTIEAEFAQKQLVSAMTSLEQARIQQMAQSRYVVAYQQPTLPDESLYPRPFLFTLYVFAALLLLLGIVSLVWASIREHAGF from the coding sequence GTGGAAAAAAATAATGTGGCCCTTACCCGGCAGTACGCCAAAACGCTGTGGCGCAGACTGCGCCGCTGGATGAAGAAACGTGCCTTCATCACGGCGCTGGTGCTGCCCACGGTGCTGGCCTTTTTCTATTTTCTCATGCTGGCCTCGCCCATGTACGTATCGAGCGCGAGCTTTGCCATACGCAGTTCCGATACGTCGGCTTCGGGGGGCACGGATCTTGCCTCCATGTTTTTGAGAACTTCCGGCTCCACGGGGAACGATGCCTACATCATCAACGACTATATTCAGAGCCTTGACCTTGCTCAGGATATCGACGGGGAACTGGGGCTGGTAAGCCATTACAGCGATCGGGAATACGATGTGATTTCCCGTCTGTGGCAGCACCCCACGCAGGACGAACTGACCCGCTACTGGCGCTGGGCGGTACTGCCGCAGCTCAATGTGGATACGGGCATCATTTCTCTGGAAGTGAAGGCCTACACGCCGGAAATGGCGCAGAAGCTCACGCAGGCCATTTTAAAGCGGAGCGAAGCGCTGGTGAACGCCATGAACGAGCGCGCACGCCACGACGCGGTGGAACTTGCGCGCGAGGAAGTGAGCCGTGCGGAAGAGCGTGTGCGCCATGCGCAGAGCGCCATGCGGGAATTCCGCGACACCCACAATCTCATCGACCCCAAGAGTACGGCTGCCGGTCTTCAGGAACTGGTGACGCGGCTGGAAGCCGAGGCCACGACGCTCCGCACCCAGATATCGGAAGCAAAATCGTACATGAACGCGGAAGCTCCGCTTTTGAAGTCGCTGAACCGGCGCCTTGCGGCGGTGGAAAAGCAGCTTGGGGAAGAAAAGCTGCGCGTGGCCGGGCAGAGCACCGTGCAGGGCAACCTGAACTCCCTTGTGGCCGAGTACGAAGACCTGACCATAGAGGCGGAATTTGCCCAGAAGCAGCTTGTTTCGGCCATGACCTCCCTGGAGCAGGCGCGCATCCAGCAGATGGCGCAGTCGCGCTATGTGGTGGCGTATCAGCAGCCCACGCTGCCGGACGAATCTCTGTACCCCCGGCCTTTCCTTTTCACGCTCTATGTTTTTGCGGCGCTGCTGCTCCTTCTGGGCATCGTGTCGCTGGTATGGGCGTCCATCCGAGAACATGCGGGATTTTAA
- a CDS encoding ABC transporter ATP-binding protein yields the protein MIELSHVCKSYGLPHGRKVVLDNVSHIFREGVNMGILGLNGVGKSTLMRVICGAESPDKGRVKRTSRVSWPIGFSGGFHGSLTGRENMRFTCRIYGANIKQVTDFVEDFSELGPYMDMPIRTYSSGMKAKLAFGLSMAIGFDFYLIDEGYAVGDASFRAKSERVFQERKAHSTLLVVAHSTSVIRANCDNAAILKGGKLIFFDTLDEALSVYEGMCRGKK from the coding sequence ATGATCGAGCTTTCTCACGTGTGCAAAAGCTACGGCCTGCCGCACGGCCGCAAGGTGGTGCTGGACAATGTGTCCCACATTTTCCGCGAAGGCGTGAACATGGGCATTCTCGGCCTGAACGGCGTGGGCAAGTCCACGCTCATGCGTGTGATATGCGGGGCGGAATCGCCGGACAAGGGGCGGGTCAAGCGCACCAGCCGTGTTTCCTGGCCCATAGGCTTTTCCGGGGGATTCCACGGCAGCCTCACCGGGCGGGAGAACATGCGCTTCACCTGCCGCATCTACGGGGCGAATATCAAACAGGTGACTGATTTCGTAGAGGATTTTTCCGAACTTGGCCCCTACATGGACATGCCCATCCGCACCTATTCCTCGGGCATGAAAGCAAAGCTGGCCTTCGGGCTGAGCATGGCCATCGGTTTTGATTTCTACCTTATCGACGAAGGCTACGCCGTGGGCGACGCCTCCTTCCGCGCCAAGAGCGAAAGGGTTTTTCAGGAAAGAAAGGCCCACTCCACGCTGCTGGTGGTGGCGCACAGCACCTCCGTCATACGGGCGAACTGCGACAACGCCGCCATTTTAAAGGGCGGCAAGCTGATTTTTTTCGACACGCTGGACGAGGCGCTGTCGGTTTATGAAGGGATGTGCCGTGGAAAAAAATAA
- a CDS encoding ABC transporter permease, with the protein MDSALTVQGRVIYALMMREVHTIYGTSRLGYLWALIQTVWGMGVFWAMRYMVGAKAPHGMHILMFLLAGFGFYNMFSGILSKCMSAVAGNRALLTFPQVTPVDLMLSRAAIVWATEVVAALLLITIGMLCGMPFYLTDFGGLLFLLLLTPLLGLGVGMLCASLAVLYPTLEKIVPMVMRILFFASGLFYSATMLPSYVLRYLWYNPLIQIIEWGRVCLSRGYSTISYSPEYLVSVTVTCLCLGFLMERYVRRRLV; encoded by the coding sequence ATGGACAGCGCGCTTACCGTGCAGGGTCGCGTCATCTATGCCCTGATGATGCGCGAGGTGCATACCATCTACGGCACCTCCCGCCTGGGCTACTTGTGGGCGCTTATCCAGACGGTGTGGGGCATGGGGGTGTTCTGGGCCATGCGCTATATGGTAGGCGCTAAGGCTCCCCATGGTATGCATATCCTCATGTTTCTGCTGGCAGGGTTCGGTTTTTACAACATGTTCAGCGGGATATTGAGCAAGTGCATGAGTGCGGTAGCCGGAAACAGGGCGCTGCTGACCTTTCCGCAGGTCACGCCCGTGGATCTCATGCTTTCCCGCGCCGCCATCGTCTGGGCCACGGAAGTGGTGGCGGCTCTGCTTCTCATTACCATCGGTATGCTCTGCGGTATGCCGTTTTACCTTACCGATTTCGGGGGTCTGCTGTTTCTTCTTCTGCTTACGCCGCTTCTGGGCCTCGGTGTGGGGATGCTCTGTGCCTCTCTGGCAGTGCTGTACCCCACGCTGGAAAAAATCGTGCCCATGGTCATGCGTATTCTCTTTTTTGCCTCCGGCCTGTTCTATTCCGCCACCATGCTGCCTTCCTATGTGCTGCGGTATCTCTGGTACAATCCTCTGATTCAGATCATTGAATGGGGCAGGGTATGCCTTTCCCGCGGGTACAGCACCATTTCCTACAGTCCTGAATACCTGGTGTCCGTGACCGTAACATGCCTGTGCCTCGGCTTTCTCATGGAACGCTATGTGCGGAGGCGGCTGGTATGA
- a CDS encoding TM1266 family iron-only hydrogenase system putative regulator, with amino-acid sequence MEENRLGIVGIIVEDIESSAALNAILHQYADIIVGRLGIPYRDRGVSIISLAVDGSNEAISAMTGKIGQLEHVSVKSVITKM; translated from the coding sequence ATGGAAGAAAACCGCCTCGGCATTGTCGGCATCATTGTGGAAGATATCGAATCCTCCGCCGCTCTCAACGCCATTCTGCATCAGTACGCCGACATCATCGTCGGCCGCCTCGGCATTCCCTATCGCGACCGCGGCGTCTCCATCATCTCCCTCGCCGTGGACGGCAGCAATGAGGCCATTTCCGCCATGACCGGCAAGATAGGCCAGCTTGAACACGTTTCCGTGAAGTCCGTCATCACCAAAATGTAA